The region ATAAGAGAAGGAATAAATAAGCGATTAACGAGATAGATGGAAGAGAAAAGAGAGTTACGCGACGGATGAGAATTTGAATGAGGTGAGGCGCTAAAACTTGGGATGCGGAGCAGCGAAGGACAATATAGGAGAAAAAGGTTAAGAAATGGAAGAGATAGTGAGGTTCTGAAACCGTTTGATTCAGCAACTTCAACACTGAAAAACTGCTGCTACTTTCTTTTCCCATTTCGTTGCCTCAGATCTGAATTCGGTGATTTCTTGTTCTTGCTTTCAGTCGGAGCTTACTTGCTAACCAGAATTCTTGGCGTTGCATAGAAATGTTACTTTTTTTTTGTGTTGCACTATGGGCCAGGCTCTGCAAGTATATTATGGAGCATTTCACTTACCGCGAGTTAAAACCGAAACCCTTCcatattttcataattttctcAAATTTTCAAATTGTTTATGGATAAATTTATGATAAAAATTCAAATTTTTGATAATTTATTTTGAATTGTTGTTAAgaattttttattgttttttattgTCTTTATGGTCAAGACCATACCTTTTTGGTCTCAGTAAAAGAAGCTGCAACAAATTCATTGCAAATATTATGTTGGAGCTTCATATTTTCTTAGCATGTGATACTATCAAGGTAACAGATAGGAAATAATCAAATTTACTTCATCACCGGTGTGATCAGTTATGAAGTGGAGCCAGCCATGCCATTCAGCAGGAACCTGAGAAGCGTTATATCTAGTCTTCTCTGCATATTCAACCCATCTGTGCCTTCCTGTCAAATTATAACAATAATGTGTCATGCAATATTACATCTTCAAAGTTCCAATCTCCAAATAATGTCGACCTAAGTTTGAGTCTTGACAATATATCATAGAAAATGGAAGATTTGACTACTACAAAGTCAATCACACTACAAGCAGAAAAGTAAAGTGTTATACTCATTGATTGGAAAATCAATAGGACACAAACAACCTCATCTAGGAAATGCACAAAAAAGTTCTATGATTTTGGTTTTGTTTGACATATATTTGCAGAGGAGACCTCTGTTGCCTCCCAAGGTGCCCTCTGTTGCATCCCAAAGTCTCTTTGGTGTCATGGACATGGAGGCAGGTTTGGTAATTTACTCTCCCTCAACTGTAGAGTTTTTTTTTTTACGTTACTTTGGATGATACTCAATTGTTTAGGCTCTGATTTCAGTTTTTCCAACCTCTAAATCTAATGGCCTTCACACATGAAGCTTGGGTTGAACTTGAAACTCAAATTCTTCCTCCTTGTCTATAACTTATTGTCGGTTAGGTTTGAAAAGAGTTTTAGGCTTGTGGTGCTTGCAAGTTGCACCATTCATCAGACCCCACAAGCAACCTTGAGTAATAAGGTTCAGTAGCTTC is a window of Lathyrus oleraceus cultivar Zhongwan6 chromosome 6, CAAS_Psat_ZW6_1.0, whole genome shotgun sequence DNA encoding:
- the LOC127097739 gene encoding probable NADH dehydrogenase [ubiquinone] 1 alpha subcomplex subunit 12, with amino-acid sequence MFFLFHSNCFLNLCRQTKIHNIGPTLVGVDKYGNKYYEKTENTQYGRHRWVEYAEKTRYNASQVPAEWHGWLHFITDHTGDELLLLRPKRAWPIVQHKKKVTFLCNAKNSG